In Nonomuraea sp. NBC_00507, the following are encoded in one genomic region:
- a CDS encoding FAD-dependent oxidoreductase, which yields MENTDVLVVGAGPAGLTAAIVLAQSGHDVVIVDAQAEGANTSRAAVVHSRTLELLEPYGVTSALVGRGVHTPRFTVRDRDRLLVAVPFDGLPTPYPYTLMISQADTEAYLLARLTELGVKVLRPARVTTVAQDNSGVTATLGDGRAFRASYLVGADGMHSGVREQAGIGFGGGTYDESFTLADVRLHGGVPREEVILYFSPDGLVVVAPLPGGTYRIVATVGEAPQHPDVAFVQRLLDTRGPKAVPAVVDEVIWGSRFRVHHRIADTYRRGRILLVGDAAHVHSPAGGQGMNLGIEDAVKAGEALSKVLRGGSPDLLDAYAAARRPVAEKVVALASRLTSLATMSAARRPLRNLVLGLVGRLPAVRRRLAWQLSGLDRRG from the coding sequence ATGGAAAACACCGATGTGCTCGTCGTCGGAGCCGGCCCCGCGGGCCTCACCGCCGCCATCGTCCTGGCCCAGTCGGGCCACGACGTCGTCATCGTGGACGCGCAGGCCGAGGGGGCGAACACCTCCAGGGCCGCCGTCGTGCACTCGCGCACGCTGGAGCTGCTGGAGCCGTACGGTGTCACGTCCGCCCTGGTCGGGCGAGGGGTGCACACGCCGCGCTTCACGGTCCGCGACCGCGACCGGTTGCTGGTGGCGGTGCCCTTCGACGGGCTGCCGACCCCTTACCCCTACACACTGATGATCTCTCAGGCCGACACGGAGGCCTACCTGCTGGCCCGGCTTACAGAGCTGGGCGTCAAGGTCCTGCGGCCGGCCCGGGTGACCACCGTCGCCCAGGACAACTCCGGCGTCACGGCGACCCTCGGCGACGGGCGCGCCTTCCGCGCGTCCTACCTGGTGGGCGCCGACGGCATGCACAGCGGCGTCCGCGAGCAGGCCGGGATCGGCTTCGGCGGCGGCACGTACGACGAGTCGTTCACCCTGGCCGACGTGCGGCTCCACGGCGGGGTCCCGCGCGAGGAGGTCATCCTGTACTTCTCGCCCGACGGGCTCGTGGTCGTCGCGCCGCTGCCCGGCGGGACGTACCGGATCGTGGCCACCGTGGGGGAGGCGCCTCAGCATCCCGACGTGGCGTTCGTCCAGCGGTTGCTCGACACGCGCGGGCCGAAGGCCGTGCCCGCCGTGGTGGACGAGGTGATCTGGGGCTCGCGCTTCCGCGTGCACCACCGCATCGCCGACACCTATCGGCGCGGACGGATCCTGCTCGTCGGGGACGCGGCGCACGTGCACTCGCCGGCCGGCGGTCAGGGCATGAACCTCGGCATCGAGGACGCGGTCAAGGCGGGCGAGGCGTTGTCGAAGGTGCTGCGGGGCGGATCGCCCGACCTGCTGGACGCCTACGCCGCCGCCCGCCGCCCGGTCGCCGAGAAGGTCGTCGCTCTGGCGAGCCGCCTCACCTCCCTGGCCACCATGAGCGCGGCCCGCCGCCCTCTGCGGAACCTGGTGCTCGGCCTGGTGGGCCGGCTCCCGGCGGTGCGCCGCCGCCTGGCCTGGCAGCTGTCAGGACTGGACCGCCGCGGCTAA
- a CDS encoding DUF2160 domain-containing protein — protein MLEWMVWTLPTALVFIGLALLLVVMAVWGRVSPPVARRGFLRIETDRGDRLYIGLISAAVVLAAWMAVTDLSMWIALGCALLVVVVIGIWG, from the coding sequence ATGCTCGAGTGGATGGTGTGGACCCTCCCCACGGCCCTGGTCTTCATCGGGCTCGCTCTCTTGCTCGTCGTCATGGCGGTCTGGGGCCGCGTCTCCCCGCCCGTGGCCAGGCGAGGTTTCCTGCGTATCGAGACCGACCGGGGCGACCGGCTGTACATCGGCTTGATCAGCGCCGCGGTCGTGCTGGCCGCCTGGATGGCCGTCACCGACCTGTCCATGTGGATCGCGCTGGGCTGCGCGCTGCTCGTGGTGGTCGTGATCGGGATATGGGGTTGA
- a CDS encoding carbohydrate ABC transporter permease, whose amino-acid sequence MTAGSQVSGEVVTTAPAEPQETRTDLKRKDNRAWWLVLPVVVSVAFTAIIPLMTVVNFSVQDVFSPSDRVFVGLDWFYEAVRRPENREAFVRTLLFSAQVLLVEIPLGVAIAVAMPRRGFWASAALVLVALPLLIPWNVVGTIWQIFARADIGLGGWTINNVLGIGFNYTLDSTDAWITILVMDVWHWTPLVALLAYAGLRSIPEPYFQAAQIDGASGWATFRHIQLPRLRGVLTIAILLRFMDSFMIYTEPFVVTGGGPGNATSFLSILLSKMAVGQFDVGPAGAFSLIYFLIVQVLCYVFFTVLTRSGR is encoded by the coding sequence GTGACCGCGGGCAGCCAGGTGAGCGGCGAGGTCGTCACGACCGCGCCCGCCGAACCCCAGGAGACGCGCACGGACCTGAAGCGCAAGGACAACCGGGCCTGGTGGCTGGTGCTGCCGGTGGTCGTGTCGGTGGCGTTCACGGCGATCATCCCGCTGATGACCGTGGTCAACTTCTCGGTCCAGGACGTCTTCAGCCCCAGCGACCGTGTGTTCGTCGGACTGGACTGGTTCTACGAGGCCGTACGGCGGCCGGAGAACCGGGAGGCGTTCGTCAGGACGCTGCTGTTCTCGGCACAGGTGCTGCTGGTGGAGATCCCGCTCGGGGTGGCGATCGCGGTGGCGATGCCGCGCCGCGGGTTCTGGGCGTCGGCGGCGCTGGTGCTGGTCGCGTTGCCGCTGCTCATCCCGTGGAACGTGGTGGGCACGATCTGGCAGATCTTCGCCCGCGCCGACATCGGGCTCGGCGGCTGGACGATCAACAACGTGCTCGGCATCGGCTTCAACTACACCCTCGACTCCACCGACGCCTGGATCACGATCCTCGTCATGGACGTGTGGCACTGGACGCCGCTGGTGGCGCTGCTGGCGTACGCCGGGCTGCGGTCGATCCCCGAGCCGTACTTCCAGGCCGCGCAGATCGACGGCGCGTCAGGGTGGGCGACGTTCCGGCACATTCAGTTGCCCAGGCTGCGCGGGGTGCTGACGATCGCGATCCTGCTCAGGTTCATGGACAGCTTCATGATCTACACCGAGCCGTTCGTGGTGACGGGCGGCGGGCCGGGCAACGCGACCTCGTTCCTGAGCATCCTGCTGTCGAAGATGGCCGTCGGCCAGTTCGACGTGGGGCCCGCGGGCGCGTTCTCGCTGATCTACTTCTTGATCGTGCAGGTCCTCTGCTACGTCTTCTTCACCGTGCTGACCAGGTCGGGGAGGTGA
- a CDS encoding DUF4434 domain-containing protein: MHRILWVVVAVAFMVGLVVPSDSVEEAPGECPPRDTRVVAPYAVTGYWVIPRADACVTRRMVEAIHAIGGDTLVTFGPRFSVGAEPGCVVDGRPCADVPGVRHVYTYVTSEEFGPGLLRCPGLDRRIESDGRIFYRVSLATSCDARAHDLVLIATDGDGLGNLMTEAAAYGMKVFPGLPAAPQQAGKPWEPDLAHLGALNAFTTRVLADYRARFGAAFAGVYQSFELAMRTRSAKDPIIALYAAQHAAVASALPGTKILVSPYIDARRGRGFPPDQVEPGMADIAGTRAGLPMAIAVQDGRGTGKVPVYALNERDARVEARLVPMVGEVTYAQAYYGSTRDYIEAAARRVPPGVELWVNVEGFEPTQVAGECGRVEPLPLRGRPSKARLDRQVMATGTGVQKIISYGWEPFFTCQARYDTPSLADDIVREWRQPIIVNVTPKEMNGRPGVLVEGFNLRGGTLRFGSQVIEQEWHGRQGRLESAWAPYLPTSPSTPVTATNEAGETSTTPYVMP, translated from the coding sequence GTGCACCGGATCCTGTGGGTGGTCGTGGCGGTCGCCTTCATGGTGGGCCTCGTCGTGCCGTCCGATTCGGTGGAGGAAGCGCCGGGGGAGTGCCCGCCGCGGGACACGCGGGTGGTGGCGCCGTACGCGGTCACCGGTTACTGGGTCATTCCGCGGGCCGATGCGTGCGTGACGCGGCGGATGGTCGAGGCGATCCACGCGATCGGCGGGGACACGCTCGTCACGTTCGGGCCGCGGTTCAGCGTGGGTGCGGAGCCCGGCTGCGTCGTGGACGGGCGGCCGTGCGCCGACGTGCCGGGGGTGCGGCACGTCTACACCTACGTCACCAGCGAGGAGTTCGGGCCGGGCCTGCTGCGCTGTCCTGGCCTGGACCGGCGGATCGAGAGCGACGGGCGGATCTTCTACCGGGTGTCGCTGGCGACGTCGTGCGACGCTCGCGCCCATGACCTGGTGCTGATCGCCACCGACGGCGACGGGCTGGGGAATCTGATGACGGAGGCGGCGGCGTACGGGATGAAGGTCTTCCCCGGGCTGCCTGCCGCGCCGCAGCAGGCGGGCAAGCCGTGGGAGCCCGACCTCGCCCACCTGGGCGCGCTGAACGCCTTCACCACGCGGGTGCTCGCGGACTACCGGGCGCGGTTCGGGGCGGCCTTCGCCGGTGTCTATCAGTCGTTCGAGCTGGCCATGCGGACGCGGTCCGCCAAGGACCCGATCATCGCGCTGTACGCCGCCCAGCACGCGGCCGTCGCCTCCGCGCTGCCCGGCACGAAGATCCTGGTCAGCCCGTACATCGACGCGCGTCGCGGCCGCGGATTCCCGCCGGACCAGGTGGAGCCGGGGATGGCCGACATCGCCGGCACGCGGGCGGGCCTGCCGATGGCCATCGCCGTACAGGATGGGCGGGGCACCGGGAAGGTGCCGGTGTACGCGCTCAACGAGCGGGATGCGCGGGTCGAGGCGCGGCTGGTGCCCATGGTCGGTGAGGTGACCTACGCGCAGGCGTACTACGGCTCCACGCGCGACTACATCGAGGCGGCGGCGCGACGGGTGCCGCCGGGGGTGGAGCTGTGGGTGAACGTGGAGGGCTTCGAGCCCACGCAAGTGGCCGGCGAGTGCGGGCGAGTCGAACCACTACCGCTGCGCGGACGCCCTTCCAAAGCCCGGCTGGACCGGCAGGTCATGGCGACCGGGACCGGCGTACAGAAGATCATCTCCTATGGCTGGGAGCCCTTCTTCACCTGCCAGGCCCGCTACGACACGCCTTCGCTGGCCGACGACATCGTGCGCGAGTGGCGACAGCCGATCATCGTGAACGTGACCCCGAAGGAGATGAACGGGCGGCCAGGGGTTCTCGTGGAGGGCTTCAACCTGCGCGGCGGCACGCTCCGTTTCGGCTCGCAGGTCATCGAGCAGGAGTGGCACGGCCGGCAGGGCCGGCTCGAGTCCGCCTGGGCGCCATACCTGCCGACGAGCCCGTCGACGCCGGTCACCGCCACGAACGAGGCCGGCGAGACCAGCACGACCCCCTACGTGATGCCCTAG
- a CDS encoding ABC transporter ATP-binding protein: MTLILDGVSVRQRGETWLDDIHLELPNGMTTLVGPMTAGKTTLMRVAAGLLAPDSGRVMVHGKEVTGIPVRKRSVAFVYQQFINYPSLTVYENIASPLRLDSTFRKDGIDRRVREVAELMGIAGLLERRPAELSGGQQQRTAIARALARPVDVLLLDEPLANLDFKLREQLRADLKTMFADTPGVVVYSTADPNEALTFAARTVVLGEGRVQHVGDVADMYAHPPTLAVAATLSDPPLNLLPGVVRDGRIEVLGTSFPAPHATATGHDVMLGIRPHQVRIARDGPGALELPAEIRLAEVTGSATFLHLLLRGDRHLVAHLPGTQLFTPGEATVAYVDPAHIFVFDEAGGRLLATSAADLGGVHG, translated from the coding sequence GTGACGCTGATTCTCGATGGCGTCTCCGTACGGCAACGCGGGGAGACCTGGCTCGACGACATTCATCTGGAATTACCTAACGGAATGACCACCCTCGTCGGTCCCATGACCGCGGGAAAGACGACATTGATGCGCGTCGCCGCCGGATTGCTGGCCCCGGATTCCGGCCGGGTCATGGTGCACGGAAAAGAGGTCACCGGCATTCCCGTGCGGAAAAGGTCGGTCGCCTTCGTCTATCAGCAATTCATCAACTATCCGTCGCTGACGGTCTATGAGAACATCGCCTCCCCGCTCCGCCTGGACTCCACATTCCGCAAGGACGGGATCGACCGGCGGGTGCGCGAGGTGGCCGAGCTCATGGGCATCGCCGGCCTGCTCGAGCGCCGGCCCGCGGAGCTCTCGGGCGGGCAGCAGCAGCGCACCGCCATCGCCCGCGCGCTGGCCCGCCCCGTGGACGTGCTGCTCCTCGACGAGCCCCTCGCCAACCTGGACTTCAAGCTCCGCGAGCAGCTGCGCGCCGACCTCAAGACCATGTTCGCCGACACCCCCGGCGTGGTCGTCTACTCCACGGCCGACCCCAACGAGGCGCTGACGTTCGCCGCCCGGACCGTGGTGCTGGGCGAGGGCAGGGTGCAGCACGTCGGGGACGTCGCGGACATGTACGCCCACCCGCCCACCCTGGCCGTGGCCGCCACGCTCAGCGATCCCCCGCTCAACCTGCTGCCCGGCGTGGTCCGCGACGGCCGGATCGAGGTGCTCGGCACGTCGTTCCCCGCGCCCCACGCGACCGCCACCGGCCACGACGTCATGCTCGGCATCCGCCCCCACCAGGTCCGGATCGCCCGCGACGGGCCCGGCGCGCTGGAGCTGCCCGCCGAGATCAGGCTCGCCGAGGTCACCGGCAGCGCCACGTTCCTGCACCTGCTGCTGCGGGGCGACCGGCACCTGGTCGCCCACCTGCCGGGCACCCAGCTGTTCACCCCCGGGGAGGCCACGGTCGCGTACGTGGACCCCGCGCACATCTTCGTCTTCGACGAGGCCGGCGGACGGTTGCTGGCCACCAGCGCCGCGGACCTCGGAGGCGTGCATGGCTGA
- a CDS encoding carbohydrate ABC transporter permease, which translates to MARTTGRRLPWARTVFWLYVATLMLPLLWMFGMSIRPNEDILGSFSLIPQRVTFDNYVTFFTDVSWYSSYLNSIIYTSLNAVMSLIVALPAAYAFSRFRFAGDKHLFFWLLTNRMAPPAVFLLPFFQIYQSVGLFDTHLGVAIAHMLFNVPLAVWILEGFMSGIPREIDETAAIDGYSLPRFFIRIFLPMIRSAIGVTLFFCFMFSWVELLIARTITSVDAKPIAATMTRTVSAAGVDWALLATAGVLTIVPGAIVIWFVRNYIARGFALGRV; encoded by the coding sequence ATGGCCAGGACCACCGGACGCCGGCTCCCGTGGGCACGCACGGTCTTCTGGCTGTACGTGGCCACGCTCATGCTGCCGCTGCTGTGGATGTTCGGCATGTCGATCCGCCCGAACGAGGACATCCTCGGCAGCTTCTCGCTCATCCCGCAGCGCGTGACCTTCGACAACTACGTCACGTTCTTCACGGACGTGTCATGGTATTCGAGCTATCTGAACTCCATCATCTACACGTCACTGAACGCGGTGATGTCGCTCATCGTGGCGCTGCCCGCGGCGTACGCGTTCTCACGTTTCCGTTTCGCCGGCGACAAGCACCTGTTCTTCTGGCTGCTGACGAACCGCATGGCGCCGCCCGCCGTCTTCCTGCTGCCATTTTTCCAGATTTATCAGAGCGTCGGGCTTTTCGACACCCATCTCGGGGTGGCCATCGCGCACATGCTCTTCAACGTCCCGCTCGCCGTGTGGATCCTCGAGGGATTCATGTCGGGAATCCCCCGGGAAATCGACGAGACCGCGGCGATCGACGGTTATTCGCTCCCTCGTTTCTTCATTCGCATATTCCTGCCGATGATCCGGTCCGCGATCGGCGTGACGTTGTTCTTCTGCTTCATGTTCAGCTGGGTCGAGCTGCTGATCGCCAGGACCATCACGTCGGTCGACGCGAAACCCATCGCCGCGACGATGACGCGGACGGTGAGCGCGGCCGGCGTGGACTGGGCGCTGCTGGCCACGGCGGGGGTGCTCACGATCGTCCCCGGCGCGATCGTCATCTGGTTCGTGCGTAATTACATAGCTAGGGGCTTCGCCCTGGGGAGGGTCTAG
- a CDS encoding ABC transporter ATP-binding protein, with product MADIRLEGVGHSYDGGATWALKPMTWTWCTARAYALLGPSGCGKTTLLNIISGLITPTVGRIFFDDRDVTDVPTAGRNIAQVFQFPVLYEEMSVYDNLAFPLRNRKYPKNEIDQRVRQVSQLLGLDHLLRRRSRRLDPGRQQIVSLGRGLVRSQVAAVLLDEPLTVVDPALKWTLRSKLKEIHRDTGHTLIYVTHDQTEALTFADEVVVLNEGAIVQAGEPAELFLSPAHEFVGHFIGSPGMNMVPAEIVGDVVRVGQAAVGSVADGLPPGPVRIGVRPEFVRISRASPGVAAQVTGIDRMGAYDLVHTRVGEHPVIARTEAGSGYQPDAQAFLHFPSDRTFLFRDQVRCGFLAPLDGRSAT from the coding sequence ATGGCTGACATCCGCCTGGAAGGCGTGGGACACAGCTACGACGGCGGCGCGACGTGGGCGCTGAAGCCGATGACGTGGACGTGGTGCACCGCGCGGGCGTACGCGTTGCTGGGCCCCAGCGGGTGCGGCAAGACGACGCTGCTGAACATCATCTCCGGCCTGATCACCCCTACGGTGGGGCGGATCTTCTTCGACGACCGCGACGTCACCGACGTGCCGACGGCAGGCCGGAACATCGCGCAGGTCTTCCAGTTCCCGGTCCTGTACGAGGAGATGTCCGTTTACGACAACCTCGCCTTCCCCCTCCGCAACCGGAAATATCCGAAAAACGAGATCGACCAGCGCGTCCGCCAGGTCTCCCAGCTGCTCGGCCTGGACCACCTCCTGCGCCGCAGGTCACGCCGGCTGGACCCGGGCCGGCAGCAGATCGTCAGCCTGGGCCGCGGGCTGGTGCGTTCCCAGGTGGCGGCCGTGTTGCTGGACGAGCCGCTGACGGTGGTGGATCCGGCGCTGAAGTGGACGCTGCGCAGCAAGCTCAAGGAGATCCACCGCGACACCGGGCACACGCTGATCTACGTCACGCACGACCAGACGGAGGCGCTGACGTTCGCCGACGAGGTGGTCGTGCTCAACGAGGGGGCGATCGTGCAGGCGGGCGAGCCGGCGGAGCTGTTCCTTTCGCCGGCGCACGAGTTCGTCGGGCACTTCATCGGCTCACCGGGCATGAACATGGTGCCCGCCGAGATCGTCGGCGACGTCGTCCGCGTCGGGCAGGCCGCCGTGGGGTCGGTGGCGGACGGCCTCCCTCCGGGTCCGGTACGCATCGGGGTGCGGCCCGAGTTCGTCCGCATCAGCCGGGCTTCTCCCGGGGTGGCGGCCCAGGTGACCGGGATCGACCGCATGGGCGCGTACGACCTGGTGCACACCCGGGTGGGCGAGCACCCCGTCATCGCCAGGACCGAGGCGGGCTCCGGCTATCAGCCGGACGCACAGGCGTTCCTGCACTTCCCGTCGGATCGTACGTTCCTGTTCCGCGACCAGGTCAGGTGCGGCTTCCTCGCGCCGCTCGACGGAAGGAGCGCCACGTGA
- a CDS encoding SDR family NAD(P)-dependent oxidoreductase, which produces MRIDLSGKTALVTGSTQGIGAAIATGLAEAGARVGVNGRSEASVAMAIELMNGEPVAAPGDVSTDEGCEQVLSVLPQVDILVNNLGIFGAKPALEISDDEWRRYFEVNVLAAVRLTRAYLPGMKERGWGRIQYIASDSAVAIPAEMIHYGMTKTALLAVSRGFAKEAAGSGVTVNSVIAGPTHTGGVEDFVYQLVGRDLPWEQAQRAFMREHRPQSLLQRLIEPEEIANMVVYLSSPFASATTGGAVRVDGGYVDAILP; this is translated from the coding sequence GTGCGCATAGATCTCAGCGGCAAGACCGCACTCGTCACCGGATCGACTCAGGGAATAGGGGCGGCCATCGCCACCGGGCTGGCCGAGGCCGGGGCCCGCGTCGGTGTCAACGGCAGGAGCGAGGCCTCCGTGGCGATGGCCATCGAGCTCATGAACGGCGAACCGGTGGCTGCGCCCGGCGACGTGTCCACCGACGAGGGGTGCGAGCAGGTCCTCAGCGTGCTGCCGCAGGTCGACATCCTGGTCAACAACCTCGGCATCTTCGGCGCCAAGCCGGCTCTGGAGATCAGCGACGACGAATGGCGGCGCTATTTCGAGGTGAACGTGCTGGCCGCGGTCCGGCTGACCCGCGCGTACCTGCCGGGCATGAAGGAGCGGGGCTGGGGGCGGATCCAGTACATCGCCAGCGACTCGGCCGTCGCCATCCCGGCCGAGATGATCCACTACGGCATGACGAAGACCGCGCTGCTGGCCGTGTCCAGGGGGTTCGCGAAGGAGGCCGCGGGGAGCGGGGTGACGGTCAACTCGGTGATCGCCGGGCCGACGCACACGGGCGGCGTAGAGGATTTCGTCTACCAGCTCGTCGGCAGGGACCTGCCGTGGGAGCAGGCGCAGCGGGCGTTCATGCGCGAGCACCGGCCCCAGTCGCTGCTCCAGCGGCTGATCGAGCCCGAGGAGATCGCGAACATGGTGGTCTATCTCAGCTCGCCGTTCGCCTCGGCCACCACGGGGGGCGCGGTGCGGGTGGACGGCGGGTACGTCGACGCCATCCTTCCTTAG